One window of the Zea mays cultivar B73 chromosome 3, Zm-B73-REFERENCE-NAM-5.0, whole genome shotgun sequence genome contains the following:
- the LOC118476722 gene encoding phytochrome B-like — translation MNAVVSQTMSLLRERDLQLIRDIPDEIKDALAYGDQFRIQQVLADFLLSMAQSAPSENGWVEIQVRPNVKQNYDGIDTELFIFRFACPGEGLPLTLSRICSAIPNGQPKKA, via the exons ATGAATGCTGTTGTCAGCCAAACAATGTCATTGTTGAGGGAGAGGGATTTACAACTTATTCGGGATATCCCTGATGAAATCAAGGATGCATTAGCATATGGTGATCAATTTAGAATTCAACAAGTTTTGGCTGACTTCTTGCTAAGCATGGCACAGTCTGCTCCATCCGAGAATGGCTGGGTAGAAATACAAGTCAGACCAAATGTAAAACAGAATTATGACGGAATAGATACAGAGCTTTTCATCTTCAG GTTTGCCTGCCCGGGTGAGGGCCTCCCACTGACATTGTCCAGGATATGTTCAGCAATTCCCAATGGTCAACCCAAGAAGGCGTAG